The DNA sequence CTAGCGTTTTTCAATATTGGTACTTTCTAGACTTTTAGGCATTTGAGGGATATTAGGGTTCATCTGTTCTGGTACgatcaagaaattaaaaaataaaacttgcatgcatgtgCACGGCGGCATAACCAATAAGAGCGCAAAATGATGACATGGTGCAGTGAGTACGAATGTTTATCTCGAGAGGAATTACATGATTGAGAGATGTTAAATTTAATCAGGATTaagataattaataattaaaagtaGTATTGTTGAAAGTTCCAAAGTCTGAAAGCCAAACTTGGTTGATAAGGAAAACAAGCCACATGGGAGTCATAATCTGAAAACTATATAAAACTGAACGACCAGCagatatgcatgcatgcatgaaagggagatcaacacacacacacacaatgcACTTTTTTTGTATATCCAAGCGCTGCTGACACATCCTTCCAATATCCAAACCAAGATTTTCTCTAATCAAAGTATCTTTAATAATCTTTAATCAGGAATATTATTGCTTAATAATCTTTAATCATACGAACTGGTCAATCAGCAGCCGTGCATGGTAAAGCTTAAACATAaccatgataaaaaaaaaaaaaaaacacactcgATCAGCCTAGCTATACCCATTCTTTTGTAAAGATGTCCAGGAATACTTAGCTGAGGACGTCGACCTCCTACAATGTCTAGTAACTTAATCCTATATAAAGCCTTGAAAATGTGATGATACATAGAGATAAACAATAAGGGGAACATCTCAAAAAACCATGCAAGAACAACAGGAACAACAATCtcttgcatgcatgcatacatcTTGAAgctttatataattaaattagagTTTGGATTTCGATATGGCCGATATGCAAATTGTTCCTGCCTGCAAAAACGTAGAAGCGCAGTATGTGGAGATGATGGTTCCTCTCTATTCTCATGGATgtgagaagaaaataaagaagaccCTCTCCTATCTCAAAGGTAAACTATACCTCTCTATACGTACATATTATGATATATTGCTAAGCGCCACCATTGTCGATATTTTTCTCAGGTATTTCAGTTGGAAGTCATAGCACATATAAATCTAAAGTACTAATATTTTCTAACATTTTCTTCAACCTAACAATGCAACATTGCAAGGTGGTCAGTCCCCTcaagttttatgttttaatttgttgtgtTGTGTGTGCCCGCCCAGGTCATGAGTGAGACATTATAGTAGCAGTCGTTTAGTTTGACTATGTCTGATATCCTAGGCCCTTCGCAAAATTGCAGCCTGAAATTAGATAATTTTTGTGGGCCTGTGGCTATACATTAGGGTTTTCACTCATTTTACAGTCTGGGTTGGTCCAGTTGGGGTATTAAGCAGCAGTAAAAGTGTGAACTAAACCCTAACTAATGTTGTGTTGTAACAATATTTATATGTACGTGCAGGGATATACTCAGTGAAGGTGGATTATAACGAACAAAAGGTGACGGTATGGGGAATATGCAACAAATACGATGTGCTTGCAACTGTAAGGAGCAAGAGAAAACACGCATGTTTTTGGAACCCTAAAGACAACATCGCCTTAGAAGATCAATCACCAGAACCACCAGCGGTgacaacaccaccaccttcctcTCCTTCTCCTATTCATAATACTTCAAGTGGTAAATACACAAAGCCTTCTTTGGCTCTGATTAGGGTTCGATCTTTGAGCTGGAAAGCATGGACTCCATGGAAGAAAGTTTTCAATAGGTCTTATTCATTACCCTCAAGGCTGAAGCTCAACGTTAATTGATTATATACAACGATCGATAAGAAAATGTAAAAGAAGATAATGCTTGCTGCCTTCCTCTTGTTGCAATTTGGATTGGATAACTACTATGTACTTTAGTTGTGTGGAATTTAATCATCTGCCAGTAGAAGCTGCACTACCACAATATAGGCTATCACCGGCGGACCAAAAACCGACAAGAAACCTCGATTTCTGTCGGAAATTTGGCAAAAATCCGACATAAAACACTGCAATGTCGGATTGGAATAGCGACGCCATTGCTACCGTCACTAAAGGGCTTCAGCGTCGCTTTGTTCGCTTAATCCGCCACTACGCaacgtcggtttaaagcgacgctgatgttaacgtcggtttaaagcgacgctagtcaacaattaactaaataaaatatgcaaactagtgacggtttaaagcgacgttagagaacaattaaataaataaaatatgcaaactagTGATGATTTAAAGCGACACCACCtttgataataataatttaaaaaaaaagtcgaAATCTGTTTCTGTATTCGTTCTCAAATAATTATAactcaaaaaaaattatataatcgaaataataaatttcaattttaggccaaaacaaacaataataaaaataattcaaaagaaaaatagtgccATAATATACAAATGTTTTACATCTAACAttccatataatttacaaaaattcatCCTCCATGCTTTCCTGTGCTTGCCTTTGTCGAAGACCACATATTTTGTAGCTCCATAGTGCCATATATAATACTAGCAACTCCATGCTGCCATGCTTGCCATCAGATCAGTGCTCCAATACTTTACTACTTCAACATTAAGGCTCTAATCTCTATAGATTAAACTCAGGttttatacctttaaaaaattatggatCTGCGATTTCCAGTGTCCTTGCTCTTCAGATCCAACAtgcataaatacaaaaaaaacaattaaaaaccaagaaacaaaaataaattttcaatttaagcataaaactatttagaatacaaaatagaaactaaaattaataatcataataatttaaaaatgaaccacCTTCAAGCTCTTCCTCCTCGAATTGGAGTTCTTCAGAATGTTGATCTGCAAACTGGTGATCCAAAGCAAACGGGGAAGGAGttgaggaaaaaatgaaaaggaggaagaaggggaCGCACAGATGAAatggggaaggagaagaagaaagtctGAAATTGGGGGAGAAATGAAAGCACGGTTGAAATGGGAAAGAGAGGGGTTTAAATATGGGTACTTAGTTTGCGTCCGTTAAAACCGACGCAAACGTCTGAcactttttttgaaattcacatagcgtcgctttaatgaaacttgcgtcgctttaatgaaactagcgtcgctttaaaccgacacAAACTTCTGacactttttgaaattcacatagcgtcgctttaatgaaacttgcgtcgctttaatgaaactagcgtcgctttaatgaaactagcgtcgcttttaaccgacgcCAACTTCTGACacactttttgaaattcacatagcgtcgctttaatgacactagcgtcggttaaaaccgacactaAGTCTCTCCATCCATTCAAACAAGCGGgaaatttcccgcctaatatttcaaatactataattttatatatattaattttataaccctaaaaaatactataataattatatatattaatgtaacaattttatacccctaaaaactataataattatatatatatatatattaaattaaattttaaaaattggtgaccgtTGGATCAGTTtcaatatacataccattcaatttctttaagtgttatacatacaaaataaataaatttaaatctacttaataaatatatatatatatacacacaccattgaacttgatgggatacaaattctatggaacttttcgatggttataaaacgaaaaactaatttaaatcaatatgtcgcttaaaagcgacactgggtttcaaaatatttaaaaaaactaatttaaagcgacattggatttcaaaatatttaaaaaaataatttagtgtcggttataagcgacacTCATATAAGGGTAGGTTTTTGGGTGTGCAAAGCACCATTTTTGCACAAGTCAAACCACctggttttttcttctaaaaaagaaaacatatattcCGTATAATACCTCCTGGTCCCAAAATAAGATCTCTTCAATTAATTGGAAGGATACTTCTGAGAATTTGTATTACACAagagcaaaaaaataataaaagttgaggGCCATATTTGTGCGCTATACAGCACACACACTCCACACTCTGTCCATCAATTGATAGTGAAATTAGTTTGACGGttgagatcgttgaaattagtttcggagaattcatatcccatcaaaacaatagattgactaacacttagagtttatttatactttcattaagtataacataagattttgtggtatccacttgtgtaaatattttaatttgaagatcgaattcattcattctattcataaagggtcaatgagtgtagctgtaaaaaatcatcaaaatcggagttaaaataaccgttaaatcgtgatttttcgtttataaccgtcgaaaagctttgtcccgttacttgatctctgaatgtttgttttttgtgattttttgctgatgtgatctcgaagcatatgcaaacaagtttgatggttgggatcgttgaaattagtttcggagaattcgtatcccatcaaaacaatagattgactaacacttagagtttatttatactttcattaagtataacataagattttgtggtatccacttgtgtaaatattttaaattgaagatcgaattcattcattctattcatatagggtcaaggaatgtagctgtaaaaaatcatcaaaatcggagttaaaataaccgttaaatcgtgatttttcgtttataaccgtcgaaaagctttgtctcgttacttgatctctgaatgtttgttttttgtgattttttgctgatgtgatcttgaagcatatgcaaacaagtttgacggttgggatcgttgaaattagtttcggagaatttgtatcccatcaaaacaatagattgactaacacttagagtttatttatactttcattaagtataacataagattttgtggtatccacttgtgtaaatattttaatttgaagatcgaatccattcattgtattcatatagggttaggagtgtagctgtaaaaaatcatcaaaatcagagttaaaataaccgttaaatcgtgatttttcgtttataactgtcgaaattagtttcatagaattcgtatccaatcaagttcaatggtgtgtgtgtatatatatatatatattaagtagatttaaatttatttattttgtatgtataacacttaagaaattgaatcgtatgtatatttaagccaaTCCAATGATcactaattttttaaaatttaatttaatatatatatatataattattatagtttttagggatataaaatttaatttaatatatatatatataatttaatatatatacacactttatgtcgcttaaaagcgacactagtatttaaaaattattaaaataatgtttacgtcggtttaaaagcgACATAAACATTTAATAACGCTTATAAGCGACAGTAAATCCGACGTCATGTTCAGTTAGTGTCGCAACTGCCTAATCCGCTACTATATTAGATTAAAGCGACACCACCCTCCGACACTATAGCccccttttgtagtagtgcTGGTATTGTTTAATTACCGCTAAAACTTAGTTATCCCTCTACTTGAGATAGAGAGTTAAAATAAGTATACACTCGTGATAACACACCCAAAATAAGAAGACCGAGTCAAATCGATATGTAAAAATCTCACTGTAGTGGTTCGTAAACCAGACTTCCTCCATTGATCGGCATCCTCTCACTTTGGTAGTCAGAAGAAATTGGGTACTGGTCTTATCTATCCCCTCTTTctctttatatttaaaattatttggcACGATTTGACAAGTTTATTCCTTGTTAACTCTTTGGTAGGGTCAGCATGATGATCATGTGCCCATATAGTTACCAATTTACTGCAATTCAGAATTGTAATACTAcctaaataaaatgacatatgcatgtacaaatgcaCGAAAATCACATATGTTAAGTTAGATACTTGTGGGAAAGCAACAAAAAGCAGAACCACATGGCATTTTCCTCATTTTCCCCTGCTGATTTGATGCGAATTCTCAAGCATAAAAATATGGTTAGTACACAAAAACTTTCTAACTTTTAAGCCACTTCACGCCCATCCATCCAAAACCCTCCACTGGGTTCTTGCCACATCAGCCAACAAAAAGTGGTGAGGTGAGTACAAACAAAAGTCTTATAACCAGGCGAACAAAACGTGATTAATACCGCTTTAATCATTAAAATTTACGCCTAAGCTGACCAGAAATGTGATTACCGTGTACGTAATCTGGGTGAAGAAGTCTCACCATATGGTAATTTTCGTCCATAATCCACATTATGCCTAACTCGATCGGAAAATAAATAGAAGATACCAGAAAGTTGAAAATCCAACCAGAGATAAAATATAATCTGTATGCATAATCTACATGGATTTATATGCATTTTTTGCCGTCACCTCACCTGATATCCATTACCTTTAAAATCAAAATTGGCTAAATAAAACCCACACGTTACACCAACTAAAAGGTATATATAAAGTCACCAACCATCTAGGACTTTGAAACAAAGCTTTGAAGGCGGTAATTGCTAACTATATAGCTACCTACCAATCAAtacctctctctccctctccctcagTAGCCGCTCTCGCTCTCTTGAACGGAGGCTCTACAATTTGCGGGGGTgagaaaattaattataaaagaaGGGATGATAAGGGTAGGCATTGTTGCAGAGCTGCTAGGGTTATACACGGCAGCCCTTGCGAGGATGGCGGAGGAGCTCGTACCAGCAAGGCGGCACAATACCAGTTTTCGTGATCTCGTGAATAATCTTCGTCTAGCTTCTCGGCCGGCGTCCACTCACGACGCTGCTTCTTCCTTTTATCTATATTTTTAAGCTAGTACATCACTGATGGATACACGATCCTGAGATGGATTGGGCGGCTTTCTTTCTCTAATTGGTTGCTTAATTTGCACGTCTTTCATTGAtatcttttttatttggttaCTTTATCTGCATTCATTTTTGGATGCTGCAGTATGCTTCCATGAAAACGGTGTATGTATATGAAATTCTTTGTTTTCTGCAGTAATCTTCTATTAGTTTAATTTATCGTAATTAGTCATACATGCATATGTAATCTTGGATCATATATTATACAAGTTTTATATTGCAGGCAGCAGGTTTTTGTTGATTAATTAGTCTCTTTTGTATCCGTAATAGAGATCAAATGatgattaactaattaatttccTGATTTAAGATTATTAATATTCTATTGATTGCAGATCAAGCCTCAAGCTGTGTCAATGGAATATAGCCCGTTATCAGTAAAAATGCTTTGAGACATATATATCGTTTAAATTATACTaaaattggtaaacaaataAACTAATGCAAGAAAACAATTTGATAAAATTAGACATAAATCTAATTTCTTTTGCAGTTATTAGGTATATTTGCTTGACTGCTTCAATATCTTAACTGACAAATGACATATAACCtataatataaaacaaaaaccaaTACTTATCCCATGCAATCGGCCGTACAAATACTAGAACACTGAACACCACAGCGTTCGAATTTGCGTCATATATTTCGTTAGCTCCAAATACtatatcttttcttaaagtctctaACTAAGtgttcctaggtcttcttttatcttttttgtcTTGAGTCTTTGTCTCATAGTCACATTTTTTAGTCGGGACATTTGTAAGTCTTCAGTTTACGTGTTCAAacttataatataaaaaaataattaaaaaaaaaaaaaaacccttgaaTGATGGGACGGAACAAAAGGTGACAAATTTTATGATTGATTATCCATGATTCATTAATCAGGACTCTTAATCAGGTAGCTTTATAATAATTCAGATCATATGTATatcaatatatatttatatttatatatgttatgTGAACATGAACTAAGAAACAAAACCACAAACACTCCATGCCTCCGACTGCTTGCTTGGTCGGTCTAACCATTCACAAGTttgaatcataaaaaataatagagAAAGCTGTCGGTGTGGACATTTAATCTTGAAGATTTTCCAACGACTTGACTAAAACAgtagttaattaaataattataaatagagttgaaattttgagaatacaaattatattttgtgACATGTTCAAATTTGGTTTAGTAGCTAATTAGTTTGAGCTATCTTTAAACTTTTTCTCACTTGACAATTAGTTGCAAACGATAGAAACGAGTCATGAAAGATGGTTGAAGAAGATGCACTGCATTTTCTCTGAGAGTTGTCCCACCCAACGACTCACACTCTCAGACGCTCTTTTGGTTCATTTACAACTCCTTTGCTCTCATAAGTATGGACCTAAACCTTGTCGAGTTTTGCAATGAAGCTCGTGATAATAAAG is a window from the Pyrus communis chromosome 16, drPyrComm1.1, whole genome shotgun sequence genome containing:
- the LOC137719453 gene encoding heavy metal-associated isoprenylated plant protein 24-like, producing the protein MADMQIVPACKNVEAQYVEMMVPLYSHGCEKKIKKTLSYLKGIYSVKVDYNEQKVTVWGICNKYDVLATVRSKRKHACFWNPKDNIALEDQSPEPPAVTTPPPSSPSPIHNTSSGKYTKPSLALIRVRSLSWKAWTPWKKVFNRSYSLPSRLKLNVN